One genomic window of bacterium includes the following:
- a CDS encoding FliH/SctL family protein, with protein sequence MSNIYRKEFLPPDGAEVMLEFQLKPAPEGKTILDVIENRIKKGQIKLLNLQKKIKEASQKNRNLEEDILFEAKEKAEKIITEAKESANQILNEAKESSNEILTKTNSEIDQVTQVAKQDGYEQGFKEGKEQGINAGQEVIKKTLSQIHNVLLEAKHKREEIIQTNQEMILDLALMIAKKIIKTELATNKQAILKNLTQTLKKVKNKEEIKVKINPVHLQELSSKKEELLSQVFGLEGINFEEDENIEPGGCLIETNFGLIDATISSQLEIIYEALRDKETRE encoded by the coding sequence TTGTCTAATATCTATCGAAAGGAATTTTTACCTCCAGATGGCGCTGAAGTAATGCTGGAGTTTCAACTTAAACCAGCACCTGAAGGGAAAACTATATTAGATGTTATAGAAAATAGAATTAAAAAAGGACAGATTAAACTACTCAATTTACAAAAGAAAATTAAAGAGGCAAGTCAAAAAAATCGTAACCTCGAGGAAGATATTTTATTTGAGGCAAAAGAAAAAGCAGAGAAAATTATAACTGAGGCGAAAGAATCAGCTAATCAAATCCTTAATGAGGCGAAAGAATCATCTAATGAAATTCTGACAAAAACTAATTCGGAAATAGACCAGGTTACTCAAGTAGCCAAACAAGACGGTTATGAACAAGGATTTAAGGAAGGTAAAGAACAAGGAATCAACGCTGGTCAGGAGGTGATAAAAAAGACTTTAAGTCAAATCCATAATGTCTTGCTTGAGGCAAAACATAAACGAGAAGAAATTATTCAGACTAATCAAGAAATGATTCTTGATTTAGCCTTAATGATTGCCAAAAAAATAATTAAAACAGAACTTGCCACAAATAAACAGGCAATTTTAAAAAATTTAACCCAGACACTTAAAAAGGTAAAAAACAAAGAAGAAATCAAGGTAAAAATCAATCCCGTGCATCTCCAGGAATTATCATCAAAAAAGGAAGAACTCCTCTCTCAAGTTTTTGGTCTGGAAGGAATAAATTTTGAAGAAGATGAAAATATCGAACCAGGAGGCTGTCTCATAGAAACTAATTTTGGACTGATTGATGCTACTATCTCTTCACAATTAGAAATTATCTATGAGGCATTGAGGGATAAGGAAACAAGGGAATAA